In Pedosphaera parvula Ellin514, the genomic stretch GTATGTGGAACTGTTTACGATGAGCCGATGCATGTGTTTGATATCCCATGCGACAGGACGCGACTTCTCCGCAGCCAACAGCATTGAAGGTTCCATGAATTCCACGGCAAGCCAGTCCAGCAATTCCGGATGTGAAACCTCAGGGGTTCGAAGCCCGAAATCTTCCGGTGTCTCGACCAACCCCACCCCGAAGTAAGATTGCCACAGTCGATTCACAAATACACGGGCAGTAGTTGGTGATTTACGATCCACGAGCCATTTCGCCAAGGTCAGGCGACTGTTATCTGAATCGGCTGGCAGCGGGTGCAGGAAAGCTGGAACCCCTGTGTTTACTTGTCGATCAGGTTTAAGCCAATCACCCCTCTTTAATATGTGTGTATCACGCTTCTCATCACTCCCAACGCCCGTGCGCGCCACCAGAGCCAGCGTTGGAGTGCCTTCCGGCCATTCCTTCCAAAGCGTTTCGATTTTATCGTTGGCCGCTTTGAACTCCGCAACCGTGGTTCGCCAATAACTAAAGATTGCCGCCACCTGCGTGGGTGTGCGTTGCTCTCTCGGCACATTAAAAATTTCCCGCACTCCACTTGGAATCGGGTCAGCCACCGCATTTGTTGCGCTGCTAACACTCAATCGGAATCGGCCGAGATTATGGTTCTGATTATCGTCGGAATTCCACCCACCATGGTTTTGCTTAAGCGCGAAGGTTAGAATCGTCCCGTTTGTGAACGTAATCGGCTTATCAGGAATGAACACCGCTTTGCGCGGTTGATTGCGACGGCCAGGCCCGGCATCGATTCCCCAAGCCGTATTATCTTTGCCGTCTATCGCGTATTCAACAGGACCATAAATGCGTTTTGCTCCCGAACGATCATCAAACTCAGATTCCAAATCCTTCTCTGCATTTGCAAAATCAGCCGTGGCTTTGACAAACTTCACATTCATCTTGTTGGTTGGGTTTTTTGCATCAACCGCTTCCACGTGGAATTCACTTAGAGCCGACATGCCTTTGATGGATCGACCGGGCCCATTGCATGGCAGGTCGGCGTCGGTCAGTTGCTCAAGGCGAAACGCTCCGATGAGTGGAAGATTATTGGTTCCTTTGAAATGCGCCGTCCACTTGGTCGGAGCATAACTCGCCGCGCGAATAGACCCATCCGTGTAATAATAAAATCGTTCACCGTTGTCGCCCGAAGAATTGCGGCACTCCACCACCTCCCAATCTGGTTGATCATTTCTGACCGAATCCTCCCACTTCGCCATGCGCTCTTTCCAATCAGCCGTTGTATGCCGCAACCCTTCTTCCAGATCACGTATCTGCCTCAGCAAATTGGCCCGCTGCTGCTGTTGTTCTGCTGTGTAAGCCACCGTCGATGCCTCATGGTCATTGTTCAGGAATGCGAACAACCGGTAATACTCCTCCTGCGTCAACGGATCAAACTTGTGGTTGTGACATTGCGCACATTGAATCGTCAAACCGAGAACGCTTTTGCCAATCGCATCCATTCGATCAAACATCGCATCCATCCGAAACTGCTCTGGATCCACCCCACCCTCTTCGTTGAGCATTGAATTACGTAGAAAACCAGTGGCAACGATCTGGTCCTGTGTTGGATTTGGTAATTGGTCGCCCGCGATTTGCTCCATGACAAATTCGCTATATGGCAAATTGTGATTGAATGCGTTGACCACCCAATCACGATAATTCCAGATGAACCGCGGCTTATCCTTTTCAAAACCATCCGAATCTGCGTAGCGCGCTGCATCCAACCAAAGCCGTCCCCACCTCTCGCCATAATGTGGCGAGGCCAGCAATCGTTCCACCTGCTTTTCATAAGCATCCTTGCTTTTGTCGGCAACAAAGTTATCGATCTCCTCAATCGTTGGCGGCAAGCCAATCAAATCCAGACTCAACCGTCGCAGCAACGTCGCCTTGTCCGCTTCCGGCGACGGCCTCAGTTTCTCCTTCTCCAATCGCGCCAAAATGAACGCATCCACCGGACCTCGTCCCCACTTCGTGTCAGAAACCTTCGGTAACTCATGCTTCACAGGCGGCACGAACGCCCAATGCTTCTGCTTGTTTGCAACTTTCTTGCTCAACTCCTCCGGCCAGTTCGCGCCTTGATCAATCCAGTTTCGCAGCAGGGCCACCTGCTCCGCCGTCAACTTCTCGCCTTTGGCTGGCATTACTTCATCAGGATCCTTCGAAGTAACTCGCTTGATCAGGTCACTCTCAGCACTCTTGCCCGCCACAATGGCCGGTTTGCCCGATTCACCGCCGCGAAGAGCACTTTCCTTGCTATCGAATCGAAGCCCCGACTTTTGTTTGCTTTCTCCGTGGCACTCATAGCAGTGCTTCGCAAAAAGCGGTTGGATGTCATGCGCGAAATCAACTTTTCTCTCCGCAGCCACCGCCGAACTCATCAGACAAACAAATAAAACTCCTCCAAGCGCAATGAGCGCGCTGAGTTTGAATATGGGTGGCTGCATAATGCTAGTTTTCAGGATGCCGCGGCTGATTTCCAGAGCTTTTTCAGGAATCTACATCCAATTCCCTTTGACTTTTTCCGAAACTTCGAAATTCAAACTATTTACATGCTTATCGTTGAGCAAATCTCCTCTCACTTACTGGGCATTCACCCGACTTGCTTACCTCGCCACGATATTCCAGTTTACCCTCGCAAGTAATATCAATATTAAAATGTATGTTTATCAGGGTGCTGGCAATAATTACGTTCCTGTTTTGCTATCAAACCTCGGGCTTTTCCGCTCCCCAACCGCAGCTTGCCTATTACCTGCAAAATAATTTCGTTGAGGTCGGCATCAATCCAAGTGCCGGCGGAGCCATCAGCTTTCTTGCCCCCAAAGGATCGGTTCACACCCTCGTTAACACTTACGACCTCGGCCGGTACATCCAACAATCCTTCTACGGTGGTCCTGACGGTTCCACCTGGAACGGCAAACCCTGGTCCTGGAATCCTGTCCAGGCCGGCTCCGCCACTGGCCAACCCTCAAAACTCCTCGACTTCAAAAACTATGGCCGCTTCCTCTACGCCAAAACTCTCCCGAAACATTGGGCCACTGGCGCGGATATTCCCGACTTGATCATGGAGGAATGGATCAGTCTCGATAACCAGATCGTCCGCGTCCACTATCGAATGCATTACACAGGCCGCATCGTTCATCCTCCTGCCGACCAGGAAATGCCCGCCGCCTTCCTCGATCACCGCCTCGAAACACTCACCTACTACAAAGGCCCCGCACCTTGGACCGCTGCACCGCTGACGCGAATCAAGCCCGCCCCCATCAACCAATACGACGACATCCCCGAAAACTGGGCCGCCTATCTCAACGAAAATAACTGGGGTGTCGGTGTCTACACGCCCGGCGTCTCGCGTCTAACCTTCTATTTCGTCGGAGACAAGAAATCCGGTTCCGCCTATCTCGCCCCGATCAAAACGCTTCCCATTACTCCAGGAATGACTCTCGACTACGACGTCTACCTCCGCGTCGGCTCCATCACGGAAATTCGCAATTCTTTCTACAAAATCCACAGCCAACTCCAACGCGGTCCCATGCGCCCTTTCCCTCCGCGATAAAACAACCAGCGAGATTTCCTACCTTATACTCGTGACAATGAAATGCATGGTTCGACAAAGCGTGTCCATTCGGCACACAGATGCCACATTGAGTTACATGCACGCTTTGGCGAGGAAACCAGCCTCATGAAATTCGAACTCCGGGGTTGCTCTGTCCAACTTGAAACCAATGTTCATCCTGGTGCATCGAAACCTTTCGGCTTGCTGGTCGCAAAAGTTTTATTCTGTCGCTGGTATGCTTGTAGACGCGTCCGCTCACTACCGCACCGAACAGGCTGAAGGCAAGCACGACTCCAATGCAGCAAATGAATGCGCGGCTCTCTTCAAAACGGCGAATTGCGTCCACGAGTCGTTGAGGAGACCGAAGACGAAGGTTGAATGCTGCCTCGGAGGCAGTATAGCGAAGCCAGAGGTCGCGACGTCGGATCAGCAATATGAGCAGGGTTCCAAAGAGAACAGCCACCACAATATTAAACCAAAGAATCATTTCAATTGTCTTCAGTGACTCCATAACAACTCCATGATATTGCATTCAGAATTATGACATGCACGACTTTGTCTAAACCATAATATTACCTGAAAAGCAGTGTAATTCATGTAAACTTCTCGTCCAGAAGACTTTTGCGGAAACGACGCTGCATACGGGAACCGCGTTTCCATGTCTTTTCTTCCAAGCCTCCTGTGCCTCCGTGGTGTCCACTCCATCTTACTCTGACGTGATAGCCAGGCGCACATTTTAGTTGATTCAAAACATTTAAAATCAGATTGTATTAACGAAAGATTTCGACTCCTTACCCATATGCCCTCGAGATCCATTCGTAAGCAGAGCAGATTAGAGACCGTCGCCTTCACGTTGATCGAACTGCTGGTCGTCATTGCCATCATTGCCATTTTGGCTTCCCTGTTCCTTCCCGCGCTCGCCACTGCCAAGGAAAAAGGCAAACGCGCTGCGTGTCAGAGTAACCTGCACCAGGCACTTCTCGCCCTGCACATGTACGGAAATGATTTCCAGGACAAGGTGCCTTCCGGCCGGGAACCGAAGAACGCAAATGCATGGCATGCCGTGCGCATGTCCCTTCTTGGCTGGACCAACCTTGTTGAATACTCCGGCAATATTCAGATAATGGATTGCCCAAACATTGTCTTCAATACCAACGTCCTAAATCGCTACAATGCCAATTATGGTTATCTGATCGGTTATCAGTATTTAGGCGATGCTGTTCCCCCTGGTGCTGCAGATTATCCCTGGCATTCCCCTGTGAAAACTACTGAGTCTGGCACGAACATAATCATCGCCGATGCAAACCATTGGTCTCCTGCAGATGGTTTTCATGTGATTGCCCACCGGAAAAACGGAGCCCTGGTAATCAATGGTTCCGCATTTGTTTACACTGCTGTGGGCCAAAACGCGAAGGACCTTGGCGCCGTCGGCGGAAACATTGGTTACTTGGATGGCTCGGTAGCCTGGAAGAAAATTGACCAAATGAGAACCAACCAAGCCGCCAGCTATGCCGGTTATTATTACGGCAATTGGTAGTTCTATGTGGTCATTGACGCGGTTAAAAATTCCGCCTTCACGATCTGAGATCAAACCTTGGAACTCCCTTTATTCCCCTCTATAAACACATCTCGCCGTGCACGTCTCCGCCACCACGACTTCACTCAACTGCGGCAGCTTTGGCTTCAGTTTCTTCCAAATCCAGATTGCCAAAATTTCGCTCGTCGGGTTCTCTAATCCGGGAATTTCGTTTAAATAATGATGATCCAGTTTCTCCCAGATCGGCTTGAAAGCCGCTGAAATTTCCGCGTAATCCATCACCCAGCCCAGCTTCGGATCCACTTCACCTGACACCACGATTTCCGCCTTGAAGCTGTGTCCATGGAGACGGCGACATTTGTGCGTCTTCGGCAATCCCGGCAACAAATGCGCCGCTTCAAACTGAAAAGTTTTTCTCAATTCCATCTTCATAAATTCAAAATCAATTTCCTATCACTGCAAAAATCATTACCAAAATCT encodes the following:
- a CDS encoding PSD1 and planctomycete cytochrome C domain-containing protein, with amino-acid sequence MQPPIFKLSALIALGGVLFVCLMSSAVAAERKVDFAHDIQPLFAKHCYECHGESKQKSGLRFDSKESALRGGESGKPAIVAGKSAESDLIKRVTSKDPDEVMPAKGEKLTAEQVALLRNWIDQGANWPEELSKKVANKQKHWAFVPPVKHELPKVSDTKWGRGPVDAFILARLEKEKLRPSPEADKATLLRRLSLDLIGLPPTIEEIDNFVADKSKDAYEKQVERLLASPHYGERWGRLWLDAARYADSDGFEKDKPRFIWNYRDWVVNAFNHNLPYSEFVMEQIAGDQLPNPTQDQIVATGFLRNSMLNEEGGVDPEQFRMDAMFDRMDAIGKSVLGLTIQCAQCHNHKFDPLTQEEYYRLFAFLNNDHEASTVAYTAEQQQQRANLLRQIRDLEEGLRHTTADWKERMAKWEDSVRNDQPDWEVVECRNSSGDNGERFYYYTDGSIRAASYAPTKWTAHFKGTNNLPLIGAFRLEQLTDADLPCNGPGRSIKGMSALSEFHVEAVDAKNPTNKMNVKFVKATADFANAEKDLESEFDDRSGAKRIYGPVEYAIDGKDNTAWGIDAGPGRRNQPRKAVFIPDKPITFTNGTILTFALKQNHGGWNSDDNQNHNLGRFRLSVSSATNAVADPIPSGVREIFNVPREQRTPTQVAAIFSYWRTTVAEFKAANDKIETLWKEWPEGTPTLALVARTGVGSDEKRDTHILKRGDWLKPDRQVNTGVPAFLHPLPADSDNSRLTLAKWLVDRKSPTTARVFVNRLWQSYFGVGLVETPEDFGLRTPEVSHPELLDWLAVEFMEPSMLLAAEKSRPVAWDIKHMHRLIVNSSTYRESSRVTPALYERDQYNRLLARGPRVRVDAEIVRDISLAASDLLNENLGGPGVMPPAPAFLFQPPASYGPKVWNEETGSNRYRRAIYTFRFRSVPYPVLQTFDAPNGDFSCVRRLRSNTPLQALASLNEIVFMECAQALALRSLEHARDEQERISYAFRRCLGRKPNADELKELQALLQREKVHIGEGWVDIPTLVTGKSEPIKNLPKGTTPTELAAYTVMSRVLLNLDETITKE
- a CDS encoding type II secretion system protein; this translates as MPSRSIRKQSRLETVAFTLIELLVVIAIIAILASLFLPALATAKEKGKRAACQSNLHQALLALHMYGNDFQDKVPSGREPKNANAWHAVRMSLLGWTNLVEYSGNIQIMDCPNIVFNTNVLNRYNANYGYLIGYQYLGDAVPPGAADYPWHSPVKTTESGTNIIIADANHWSPADGFHVIAHRKNGALVINGSAFVYTAVGQNAKDLGAVGGNIGYLDGSVAWKKIDQMRTNQAASYAGYYYGNW
- the queD gene encoding 6-carboxytetrahydropterin synthase QueD, encoding MKMELRKTFQFEAAHLLPGLPKTHKCRRLHGHSFKAEIVVSGEVDPKLGWVMDYAEISAAFKPIWEKLDHHYLNEIPGLENPTSEILAIWIWKKLKPKLPQLSEVVVAETCTARCVYRGE